A window of the Haloarcula rubripromontorii genome harbors these coding sequences:
- a CDS encoding universal stress protein, with amino-acid sequence MYNDILFPTDGSDGADEALAHALELAETHDSTIHVLSVVDSTYIGSAAAEATTIESLQKQTEEVIDETVDDIADHGAPVVAEHRMGDPYEEIIDYAETADIDMIVMGTHGRSGLDRFLLGSVTEKVVRTADAPVLTVRLPDDT; translated from the coding sequence GTGTACAACGACATTCTCTTCCCGACGGACGGAAGCGACGGCGCGGACGAAGCGCTCGCACACGCGCTTGAACTGGCGGAGACACACGACTCCACGATCCACGTACTCTCTGTCGTCGATTCGACATATATCGGGAGTGCCGCGGCAGAAGCGACGACCATCGAATCCCTGCAGAAACAGACCGAGGAGGTCATCGACGAGACGGTCGACGATATCGCCGACCACGGTGCGCCCGTCGTCGCCGAGCACCGAATGGGTGATCCGTACGAGGAGATTATCGACTACGCCGAGACTGCTGATATCGATATGATCGTCATGGGAACCCACGGCCGGAGCGGTCTGGACCGGTTTCTGCTGGGGAGCGTCACCGAGAAGGTCGTCCGGACAGCAGACGCACCGGTGTTGACTGTCCGGTTGCCCGACGATACGTAG
- a CDS encoding 50S ribosomal protein L16: protein MSDKPASMYRDIDKPAYTRREYITGIPGSKIAQHKMGRKQKDADDYPVQISLIVEETVQLRHGSLEASRLSANRHMIKELGEEGDYKMTLRKFPHQVLRENKQATGAGADRVSDGMRAAFGKIVGTAARVQAGEQLFTAYCNVEDAEHVKEAFRRAYNKITPSCRIKVERGEELLIA, encoded by the coding sequence ATGTCGGACAAACCCGCCTCAATGTACCGGGACATCGACAAGCCCGCGTACACCCGACGCGAATACATCACGGGCATTCCCGGTTCGAAGATCGCACAGCACAAGATGGGCCGCAAACAGAAGGACGCGGACGATTACCCCGTCCAGATCAGCCTCATCGTCGAGGAGACCGTCCAGCTCCGTCACGGCTCGCTGGAGGCCTCCCGCCTGTCGGCCAACCGCCACATGATCAAGGAACTCGGCGAAGAGGGCGATTACAAGATGACGCTGCGGAAATTCCCCCACCAGGTCCTGCGCGAGAACAAGCAGGCGACCGGTGCCGGGGCCGACCGTGTCTCCGACGGGATGCGGGCCGCCTTCGGGAAGATCGTCGGTACCGCCGCTCGCGTTCAGGCCGGCGAACAGCTGTTCACCGCCTACTGCAACGTCGAGGATGCAGAGCACGTCAAGGAAGCGTTCCGCCGTGCCTACAACAAGATCACGCCCTCTTGCCGCATCAAGGTCGAGCGGGGAGAGGAACTGCTGATCGCGTAA